In one Actinomyces trachealis genomic region, the following are encoded:
- a CDS encoding HAD family hydrolase, with protein MSTTATRVRPQAPINAIVFDYGNVMIVWDPKGAVSGRIPLDEWDAFVEGADFHALNLRSDAGDDFEDVIADLTAAHPEHPEWPTMMRIYRENFEHSIIGHVPGTIAIVHELLDAGVPLYLLSNFDVEPFEYARRLVPELERFQGLVISAAEHLAKPDPQLYRVALERYDLDPATTLFIDDSAANVAAARKVGMQALQFTGAGSLRAELTELGLIPGPAELPPITPVN; from the coding sequence ATGAGCACCACGGCAACCCGCGTCCGTCCGCAAGCGCCCATCAACGCCATCGTCTTTGACTACGGCAACGTTATGATCGTCTGGGACCCAAAGGGCGCGGTCTCCGGACGCATCCCCCTGGATGAGTGGGACGCATTCGTGGAGGGTGCTGACTTCCACGCGCTCAACCTGCGCTCCGACGCCGGGGACGACTTCGAGGACGTGATCGCTGACCTCACTGCAGCCCACCCTGAGCACCCTGAGTGGCCCACCATGATGCGCATCTACCGGGAGAACTTCGAGCACTCCATCATCGGTCACGTGCCCGGTACCATCGCCATCGTTCACGAGCTGTTGGACGCTGGCGTGCCTCTCTACCTGCTCTCCAACTTTGATGTGGAGCCATTTGAGTACGCCCGGCGCCTCGTACCTGAGCTTGAGCGCTTCCAGGGGCTGGTCATCTCTGCTGCGGAGCACCTGGCGAAGCCTGACCCCCAGCTCTACCGGGTGGCCCTGGAGCGTTACGATCTGGACCCAGCCACGACCCTGTTCATTGACGATTCCGCTGCAAATGTGGCCGCCGCCCGCAAGGTGGGTATGCAGGCTCTACAGTTCACTGGCGCCGGGAGCCTACGCGCAGAACTGACCGAGTTGGGCCTGATCCCCGGTCCTGCGGAGTTGCCCCCGATCACGCCCGTAAACTGA